CGAAGCTGACTCCGAAAACCAGAATTAGTGCGAGGACGAAACCGAAGTATTGCGAACCGGTGAGTGCAGAAATCTGCGTTTCTTCACCGATCTGAAGCAAGAACTCCAAACCGAAGGCGACAACGAAGTAAGCCAGGACGGAACCCATGACAAACAGCAGTGCTGCGGCAGTCACAACTCGGCGGGTGGTGCGGCGTTCCTTCCGAACCAAGCCAGGGGTGATGTAGGCCCAAATTTGGTAGAGCCACCATGGCGACGACATCACCAGACCGGCCAACGCGCCGACCTTTAGTCGCAGCATGAACATTTCGAACGGACTGGTCGCCAGCAGACGACACTCCGCACCCTCGCCGCCGCCGAGACGCATCTCGGGTGGAAGCTGACAGTACGGATCCTTGAGCAATTCACCCAGGGACTTAAAGTGCAGCGGACCGACATCGGTCGAGGTAAACGGTATGCGGAACTGGCCAATTGTAAAGGCGGTCTGGTACCAGATGAAGCCCACAACAGTGCCAACGGCGATACCAGCAAGAGAGAGAACGAGACGACGCCGGAGCTCTTGAATGTGCTCGACAATAGTCATCACGCCCTCGGGATTGCGCTTACGTTGGCGCTTCCGAGGACGTGATGTGGATGTAGCTGAAGTCACGCTTCAACCGGCCTTCTACTACTGCTGCGGCTGGCCAGGGTTGTTCTGGCCAGGCTGCGGCTGGTACGGCTGCTGCGGCTGAGCCTGCGGCGCCGGCTGCTGGTACGGCTGCTGCGGCTGAGCCTGCGGCGCCGGCTGCTGGTACGGCTGCTGTGGCTGGGCCTGCGGAGCCTGCTGGATTGCAGTCTGCTCCTGCTGCTCGTCATCGTTGCGCATTTCCTTGACTTCGGACTTGAAGATACGCATGGAGCGGCCGAGCGAACGAGCGGCATCCGGCAACTTCTTTGCGCCAAAGAGCAAAACAAGAACGACCAGGATAATGATGATTTCCCAGGGACCTAGGTTCGGCATCCGCTTAGAGACCTTTCAAATGAATACAAATACAAGTGGCAAGTTGCCACATTGTGCGCGATAGAAGC
The nucleotide sequence above comes from Corynebacterium amycolatum. Encoded proteins:
- the tatC gene encoding twin-arginine translocase subunit TatC; this encodes MTSATSTSRPRKRQRKRNPEGVMTIVEHIQELRRRLVLSLAGIAVGTVVGFIWYQTAFTIGQFRIPFTSTDVGPLHFKSLGELLKDPYCQLPPEMRLGGGEGAECRLLATSPFEMFMLRLKVGALAGLVMSSPWWLYQIWAYITPGLVRKERRTTRRVVTAAALLFVMGSVLAYFVVAFGLEFLLQIGEETQISALTGSQYFGFVLALILVFGVSFEVPLFVVMLNMAGVITYEGIKDKRSIIIMSLFVFAAFMTPGQEPISMVAMATALTLLVEVAIQICRLHDRRKANERPEWLDLDDEQGSGPITASGPIGSTGGIGDVGGIDAPTSVSTPTSIQPGGMPTASAAPTTSPISGPTPVNPPTPTQASQMRPTRNSRPPRPHGMIPETPMPTQDLRNRPTSDFDDVL
- the tatA gene encoding Sec-independent protein translocase subunit TatA translates to MPNLGPWEIIIILVVLVLLFGAKKLPDAARSLGRSMRIFKSEVKEMRNDDEQQEQTAIQQAPQAQPQQPYQQPAPQAQPQQPYQQPAPQAQPQQPYQPQPGQNNPGQPQQ